From the genome of Litorilinea aerophila:
CACCAGGCGGGTGGTGAATAGCTGTTCGAAGTTCTGAATTCCTACCCACTTGGGTGGGCTGAAGAGATCCCACTCCATGAAGGCCAGGATGATGGAGGCGATCATGGGGCCGGCCACCCAGAGCACAAACCCGATTAGCCAGGGGGCAATGAACAGGTAGCCGTCGATCATCTCCTGGCGCCGTAAATTGGAAAGTTGTGTTTTCGCCATGGTTGCCCCCGCTTGACAGGTCAAAACCGCAGCGGGTCGACGATGGGGAGGGGATTGGCCGGAGGCCGATCCCCTCCCCCCAGCGCCGTCCCTTTACCACTCCAACTCGGCTAAGAGCTCGTCGATCTGTTGCTTGGCGGCCGCAGCGGCTCCTTCGATGTCGTCGCTGGCGCAGGTCCAGATGGGATCGAAGTGTTCCATATAGATATCCTTGATGCGAGACTGGTTGGGCGGGAATTTGAAGGAGATGACTTCCACGCCCTCCAGCTCCTTTTGGAAGGGATCCGTGTGTACCGCGGCGAAGTGTTCGGGGTAGCCGTCCTCCGGGATGATGGCGTCCACCGCTTCCTTTCGGGAGACCCCCCACCGCTTCTGCTGGCCGATAAATCGCTGGACCGGCAGACTGGTCAGATATTTAACCAGCTCCCAGCCCTCCTCCGGGTGGCTGGCCTGGGTGGGGACGGCCCAGCCACTGCAGCCGACGACCGAGTATTGGCCACCCGGGCCACCGGGGATGTAGGTCACATCGTACTGGAAGGTCACCCCCTCCTCCCGGGAGAAGAAATCCATGATATGGAAACTGACCGCCATGGCCGTCAGCCCGGCCCGGAAGGGATCGCCCTGGCCCTCGGTCTGGGCTGCCATCGGGCTGCTCTTCTGCACGCAGCGCATGGTGTGGAACATGCGGAAGTGCTCCAACACCGGCGGATCGGTGATCAGGGTCTGGCTGTAGGCCTCATCGTACCAGTCGCCGCCCCGGGCCTTGACAAAACCCCGGGCATTCTCGCTGTTGTTGGGCGCCGGCGAATCCAGCCAGGAGAACCCCCACTGGACGATGTTGTCGGGATCAAAGTTGGGGCTGCTGGCCGGGTTGCCGTTCTGATCCCGGGTCAGCTCCAGGGCCAGGTTCTGGAACTCGTCCAGGGTCCAGTGCAGCGAGGGGTACTCCAGGCCGGCCTCGTCGAACTTGTCTTTGTTGTAGTAGACGCCCCAGGCCGCGCTGTCTTTGGGAATGCCGTAGGTCTTGCCGTTGTGGCTGAAGGCATCGAAGAGGGCGGGGATGTAGTCCTCGGGGTTGACGCCGTCCCGTTCCATATAGGGCACCAGGTCCCGCAGGGCGCCCCGATAGGCATAGTCCTGCACGATACTCATGTGCTGGTGGATCATGTCTGGCACCACGCCGCCGGCCAGCATGGTGGGCAGCTTGGTCATGTAGTCGGCCCAGGCTTCAAAGGAGACGTTGACCTTGATGTTGGGGTGCTCTGCCATGAAGTCTTCGATGAACTGGGTGTACATTTCCCGTTCACGGCCCAGCGCGGCCGGTGTGATGAAGTCGATGGTTACTGTCTCGGAGGCGGGTTCACTGCCGCCGCCGGATTCACCAGGAGCAGCGGCCGGCGCAGCGCCAGGGGCCTGGCAGGCGGCTGCCAGGGTGCCCAGGCTGAGCAACGCTGCCCCTTTCAACAACTGGCGTCGGGACAAAGTGTGTCCCTTCAGGGTCTGTTGCATGGTAGTTCCTCCTCAGGATAGTCACTGGTTGACTCAACATGGGGGGAAATGGGAAGACAGTCAACTCACTACGACTTTGCAAGACAATCAATATCATTACTACTGGAACTGGCTGTAGTACGCCTCCACCGTTTCGATGTCCACGGTGGCGTCATGTTCCATGCCCAGCTGGTCGTAGAGCTTGCGCCGGGCGTGCATGTCGGCCAGCAGGATAGCCCGGGCGTGGGTGGCCACCTCCTGGGCGACCTCGATGGGTACCACGATCACGCCATCATCGTCGCAGCCCACGATGTCCCCAGGCCGCACCTGGGCGCCGCCGCAGCCCACCGTGGCCTGGACTTCCACCACCTGGATGCGGCCGGGGATGATGGTGCGGCCCCGGCGACGGGCGCAGATGGGGGTGCGCTGCAGGGCCACTTCGGCCGTGTCCCGGCAGTAGCCGTCGGTCACAATGCCCACCGCGCCCTGGGCAATGACGCCCAGGCTGTTGGCCGAGCCCCAGTAGCCCACCTCCTTGGCCCCGCCGGTGTCGGTGACGATGACGTGGCCTGGCCGGATCAGGTCCCGGATGCCAATGTTGCCCACCTCTTTGAACCAGATGCCATGGGCATTGACGATGTCCTCGGTGGTGTCCAGCTTCCACATGGGCCGGTTGGCCGGCACACAGCGGATGGTCAGGGCCGGCCCCCAGAATTTCATGCCCAGCCAGAGGGGGCGGATCTCCGGATCCATCAGGCCGATGTCGAAATAGCCGATGCCATCCATGGCGTCGGCCACGTCGACGACGCGCAGGTACTTGTACAGCTTCGCTACTTCAAACGGGTCGATTTCGCTTGCACTCATGGACCATTCTCCTGGATGATTGGGTTGGTTGAAGGAACTCTGGCCATCATGGCACACAGGCGTCTGGCTTAAACGGATTACACCGCATCTGAGAATGCTCCCTCCGCATACGGCCAACTATCGGGAAGAACTGAATCTGTGCTCATCTGGGGCATCCGTGGCTCGAATCAAATCTGCAAAGGGAGTGGACGGACCGGTCTGGTCAGGCATGTTGCGGGCAAATCGGGGGATGGCACCGGCTTCAAGCCTCTGGCAAGGGGGGAGGAGGGCTCTGCTCCGGCACGGCGGTGGCATCCCAGGTACCCAGGCGTTCCGTCAGCCACTCCTGCCGGGAGATCAGTCGGTTGTGCAGCACAATCTGTTGGGGCGTGGGGTCCAGCTCCTCCTCCACCTGGCCGATGAGGAGCTCCGCGGCCAGGCGGCCCATCTCCCGGGCCGGCTGGGCGATCAGGGTGAGGGGCGGGCGATAGAGCCGGGCCGCCTTGAACGCCCCAAAGCCGGCCACATCCACCGGATCCGGCCAGGTGATGCCCAGCTCCTGGAGGGCCACGATGGCCCCCTGGGTCATCACGTTGTTGAAGACAAAGAGGGCGTCGGGCGGATCGGGACGCTGCATCAGCTGGTAGGTGGCCTGGTAGCCGCCCTCCAGGTTGGCCCACCCACACACTTCCAGACCGTCCAGGGGGAGTCCGGCAGCGGCCAGGGCCCGGCGGTAGCCCTGGCGGCGGGCCCTGGTGGTGAAGACGTCAGGCAGGCCGGTGATGGCGGCAATACGCCGGCGCCCCTGGGCAATGAGATGTTGCACACATTGGAAGGCCGCCTCTTCGTCGTTCGAGGTGATGGAGGTGCAGGGCAGGCTGTCCACCCGCCGGTTGATGAGCACCATGGGCATGCCGTCGGCCAGG
Proteins encoded in this window:
- a CDS encoding ABC transporter substrate-binding protein gives rise to the protein MQQTLKGHTLSRRQLLKGAALLSLGTLAAACQAPGAAPAAAPGESGGGSEPASETVTIDFITPAALGREREMYTQFIEDFMAEHPNIKVNVSFEAWADYMTKLPTMLAGGVVPDMIHQHMSIVQDYAYRGALRDLVPYMERDGVNPEDYIPALFDAFSHNGKTYGIPKDSAAWGVYYNKDKFDEAGLEYPSLHWTLDEFQNLALELTRDQNGNPASSPNFDPDNIVQWGFSWLDSPAPNNSENARGFVKARGGDWYDEAYSQTLITDPPVLEHFRMFHTMRCVQKSSPMAAQTEGQGDPFRAGLTAMAVSFHIMDFFSREEGVTFQYDVTYIPGGPGGQYSVVGCSGWAVPTQASHPEEGWELVKYLTSLPVQRFIGQQKRWGVSRKEAVDAIIPEDGYPEHFAAVHTDPFQKELEGVEVISFKFPPNQSRIKDIYMEHFDPIWTCASDDIEGAAAAAKQQIDELLAELEW
- a CDS encoding RraA family protein, with product MSASEIDPFEVAKLYKYLRVVDVADAMDGIGYFDIGLMDPEIRPLWLGMKFWGPALTIRCVPANRPMWKLDTTEDIVNAHGIWFKEVGNIGIRDLIRPGHVIVTDTGGAKEVGYWGSANSLGVIAQGAVGIVTDGYCRDTAEVALQRTPICARRRGRTIIPGRIQVVEVQATVGCGGAQVRPGDIVGCDDDGVIVVPIEVAQEVATHARAILLADMHARRKLYDQLGMEHDATVDIETVEAYYSQFQ
- a CDS encoding LacI family DNA-binding transcriptional regulator gives rise to the protein MSTIRDVAERAGVSIATVSRALAGHPHVNSETRQRVLEAVKALNYRPDQVARSLRRRRSNLIGFVVSTIENVFFTEAAHAAEQVARQRGYNLIVCNTDEDPQREKTYLEVLDRQLVAGIVLAPAPGDAGHIQPFLADGMPMVLINRRVDSLPCTSITSNDEEAAFQCVQHLIAQGRRRIAAITGLPDVFTTRARRQGYRRALAAAGLPLDGLEVCGWANLEGGYQATYQLMQRPDPPDALFVFNNVMTQGAIVALQELGITWPDPVDVAGFGAFKAARLYRPPLTLIAQPAREMGRLAAELLIGQVEEELDPTPQQIVLHNRLISRQEWLTERLGTWDATAVPEQSPPPPLPEA